In Daphnia magna isolate NIES linkage group LG6, ASM2063170v1.1, whole genome shotgun sequence, the following are encoded in one genomic region:
- the LOC116924409 gene encoding LOW QUALITY PROTEIN: 60S ribosomal protein L3-like (The sequence of the model RefSeq protein was modified relative to this genomic sequence to represent the inferred CDS: inserted 2 bases in 1 codon), with amino-acid sequence MNLIGTSLRRRLFLKEQGNSKVIWGGSDSRHCAHPDEKEEEQYGKVDWAREYLEKAVPITSSFAQDEMIDVIGITKGKGFKGVTSRWHTRKLPRKLPRKLPRKTHKGLREVACIGAWHPSRVQYTVARVGQKEYHHCTEMNKIYRIGKGIHTRKGNVIKNNASPEYDLTDKSIAPMGGFPHYGEVNNDFXMIKGRCMGLKKRVIKLRKVLVTSAERVALEKIELQFRDTIAAHK; translated from the exons ATGAATCTAATTG GTACAAGTCTACGAAGGAGGCTTTTTCTAAAGGAGCAAGGAAATAGCAAGGTGATTTGGGGAGGAAG TGATTCGCGTCATTGCGCACACCCAG ATGAAAAGGAAGAGGAACAATACGGCAAAGTGGATTGGGCGCGTGAGTACTTGGAAAAAGCTGTTCCAATTACATCCAGCTTCGCTCAAGATGAGATGATAGACGTTATTGGTATTACTAAAGGAAAAGGATTTAAGG GTGTTACATCACGTTGGCATACTCGTAAGCTTCCTCGCAAGCTTCCTCGCAAGCTTCCTCGCAAAACTCATAAGGGTCTCCGGGAGGTTGCTTGTATTGGCGCCTGGCATCCGTCTCGTGTCCAATATACTGTTGCCCGTGTCGGTCAGAAGGAGTACCATCACTGCACAGAAATGAACAAGATTTACCGCATTGGAAAGGGAATTCATACGCGAAAGGGCAAT GTTATCAAGAACAATGCGTCACCCGAGTACGACCTGACGGACAAGTCCATCGCTCCTATGGGCGGTTTCCCCCACTATGGCGAAGTCAATAATGACTT TATGATAAAGGGGCGCTGTATGGGGCTAAAGAAACGTGTGATTAAACTTCGCAAG GTCTTGGTCACGAGTGCGGAACGTGTTGCTCTCGAAAAGATCGAGCTCCAGTTTAGGGATACTATCGCCGCTCACAAGTGA